One window of Methanogenium organophilum genomic DNA carries:
- a CDS encoding FAD synthase — MKRVVATGTFDLLHPGHIYYLEKSRALGDELYVIVARDVNVVHKPAPVVPEGQRLCMIRSLAVVDEARLGDTEDMFRPIEEINPDVITLGFNQHFSEDSLRTALRERGIDAEVVRVGACKGPGFTGSRQIMKRILETRCPGWSGETDNTD, encoded by the coding sequence GTGAAACGGGTGGTTGCAACCGGTACCTTTGATCTACTTCACCCGGGACATATCTACTATCTGGAGAAGTCGCGTGCACTGGGTGATGAACTGTATGTCATTGTCGCCCGTGATGTAAATGTGGTGCACAAACCGGCACCGGTTGTGCCCGAAGGGCAGCGGCTTTGCATGATCCGGTCCCTTGCAGTCGTAGATGAGGCACGACTGGGGGATACGGAGGATATGTTCCGGCCGATTGAGGAGATTAACCCGGACGTCATCACTCTTGGGTTTAACCAGCACTTTTCAGAGGATTCTCTTAGGACAGCCCTCCGGGAACGGGGTATTGATGCGGAGGTTGTCCGTGTCGGTGCCTGTAAAGGTCCCGGGTTTACCGGTTCACGCCAGATAATGAAACGCATTCTTGAGACCCGATGTCCCGGCTGGAGTGGAGAAACAGATAATACGGACTGA
- a CDS encoding small multi-drug export protein, giving the protein MKRALQWCGEMRRNPTLHRWHIFYAIFPFAVLAVYLAILYLALPKAQFWTFGALGLAYLFPPAGKETVIPLMVIGGLPWWLAAISIMLFDLMGALFIIWNFPLALRIPWFGSWAERFMSTGREQFDRYPVIEHISTVGLAFFVMIPFEGSGGVAASLIGRMLGMDYLKILVSVGVGSLLSASAIALSADFIISLVESGIISGIAGAGILIVAIVAVYIWGKRRLRNGRAVPEEKNSQ; this is encoded by the coding sequence ATGAAGCGGGCTTTACAGTGGTGCGGCGAGATGCGCCGGAATCCAACCCTTCACCGGTGGCACATCTTTTATGCTATTTTTCCCTTTGCAGTGCTCGCCGTGTATCTCGCAATCCTCTACCTTGCCCTCCCCAAAGCGCAATTCTGGACATTCGGGGCGTTGGGACTTGCATATCTGTTCCCCCCCGCCGGAAAAGAGACTGTCATCCCCCTGATGGTGATTGGCGGTCTGCCGTGGTGGCTTGCAGCCATCTCCATCATGCTCTTTGACCTGATGGGGGCACTCTTCATCATCTGGAACTTCCCCCTTGCCCTCAGAATACCCTGGTTCGGAAGCTGGGCGGAACGGTTTATGTCAACCGGTCGTGAGCAGTTTGACCGCTACCCGGTGATCGAACACATCTCAACGGTTGGTCTTGCATTCTTTGTGATGATCCCCTTTGAAGGGTCGGGAGGAGTTGCCGCGTCCCTCATCGGGCGCATGCTCGGGATGGATTACCTGAAGATCCTCGTGAGTGTCGGCGTGGGATCACTCCTTTCGGCATCAGCAATTGCGCTCTCTGCTGACTTCATCATCTCCCTCGTCGAGTCCGGTATCATCTCCGGAATTGCGGGGGCAGGGATTCTTATTGTCGCAATTGTCGCGGTATATATCTGGGGAAAACGCAGACTGAGGAACGGAAGAGCGGTACCCGAAGAAAAAAATTCACAATAG
- a CDS encoding M48 family metallopeptidase, whose protein sequence is MNDATDEYRVIITRKPVRNARMRVMPDGTVRITAPKGFNTARFIEEKRDWIRARQAEMDQLAAGCITVASDRMLLLGTGYSVREGSHCETDHCDTVITAPNPPALRQHLTNDFRSLITETVAIRADEMGVSPGRCAIRMQKTRWGSCSSAGNLNFNLKLYALPAHLMDYVVVHELAHLNVLNHSPAFWSLVATQYPEYKNAETDLRRYWVAIERNHWWNTIQK, encoded by the coding sequence GTGAATGATGCTACCGATGAATACCGGGTGATCATTACCCGAAAACCTGTTCGCAACGCCCGGATGCGGGTGATGCCCGACGGGACCGTCCGGATAACCGCACCAAAGGGGTTTAACACGGCACGCTTCATTGAAGAAAAGAGAGACTGGATTCGCGCACGCCAGGCGGAAATGGACCAGTTGGCGGCAGGGTGCATTACAGTGGCATCAGACCGGATGCTTCTCCTCGGCACCGGATATTCAGTCCGTGAAGGGAGTCACTGCGAGACCGACCATTGCGATACCGTGATCACGGCCCCAAACCCTCCTGCCCTCAGGCAGCATCTGACGAATGATTTCCGGTCATTAATCACCGAAACCGTTGCCATCCGTGCAGATGAGATGGGAGTCTCGCCCGGCCGCTGTGCCATCCGGATGCAGAAGACCCGCTGGGGGAGCTGTTCCTCTGCAGGAAACCTCAATTTTAACCTCAAATTATATGCCCTGCCAGCACATCTAATGGATTACGTAGTGGTGCATGAACTTGCACATCTGAACGTTCTGAACCACTCCCCTGCATTCTGGTCTCTGGTTGCCACACAGTATCCGGAATATAAAAACGCAGAGACAGACCTGCGCCGGTACTGGGTCGCAATAGAACGCAATCACTGGTGGAACACCATACAGAAATAA
- a CDS encoding transglutaminase domain-containing protein, with translation MSGNKDYSKDSILSYWGAVVMILAVFFIGSLYGMITQSQISSEHINEYFDILYETEIYSHGEEEIGNFISSLPSNESEQERLERIALWVTSNFTNINWETNIRGNSEYDYSNFGPGMNRYVYDPSGRLRVYPPSSYANNPQWIAYYKTGACGELATLFSEIANRTGTPSHVVAANFYGGNNHAWVEITRENGDLWVFDPTMYGEYMQGQTVPYGAWFTSVERWNIPWEKDVTYVYIAGTHEEITCHYPSIEKSMEVRMMRIQHLKSIL, from the coding sequence ATGTCTGGAAACAAGGATTACAGTAAAGATTCAATTCTCTCCTATTGGGGAGCAGTGGTAATGATTTTGGCAGTATTTTTCATTGGTTCCCTATATGGAATGATCACTCAATCCCAGATTTCTTCAGAACATATCAACGAATATTTCGATATACTGTATGAGACAGAAATTTACTCCCATGGGGAGGAAGAAATCGGAAATTTCATCTCATCTCTCCCTTCCAATGAGAGTGAACAGGAACGATTAGAGCGCATTGCTCTCTGGGTCACATCAAATTTTACAAATATCAATTGGGAAACGAATATCCGGGGGAATTCCGAGTATGACTATTCAAACTTTGGGCCGGGTATGAACAGATATGTCTACGATCCTTCTGGTAGATTACGTGTATATCCACCGAGTTCCTATGCAAACAACCCCCAATGGATTGCATATTATAAGACTGGGGCATGTGGTGAGCTTGCAACACTCTTTTCAGAGATTGCAAACAGAACCGGCACACCTTCTCACGTGGTTGCAGCAAATTTTTATGGTGGAAATAACCATGCTTGGGTTGAAATTACCCGCGAAAACGGAGATTTATGGGTTTTTGATCCAACTATGTACGGTGAGTATATGCAGGGTCAGACTGTGCCGTATGGTGCTTGGTTCACGAGCGTTGAACGTTGGAATATTCCTTGGGAGAAGGATGTGACCTATGTCTACATAGCAGGTACACATGAAGAGATAACATGTCATTATCCATCTATTGAAAAATCAATGGAAGTGCGGATGATGCGAATTCAGCATTTGAAATCAATCCTGTAA
- a CDS encoding ORC1-type DNA replication protein, giving the protein MSVSPETITIFTPRPLNQYHPAPRPLTMSQHYLMYNQTLIRDPEVFEFNYTPDAIHYRDIQLRQLAGALSPALQGASPINANLRGPPGTGKTTCVRRIFSELEETSSCVVPVFVNCESVGTAFRVFAAVFERLFGQQPPLSGIPLQRLTDPIAAELIRREAVLIVCLDDANYLSQTGQFDVVIRSLVRMYENYPGVKTGVVTTISDHSFCPLTVLDPAVISVWQPDEILFSPYGEDEVRSILQDRIRMGLYQGVIPPGILDHITALTMEAGDLRVGIDLLKHSVLTAERDAHISVVEDNVNTAYETARGAHLTLLIEGLKPGPERLLSHIIQMKQEEQTASLTSRILYESFKETRDISYTAFRSWLRRLSDLRLIDIRQRAAKGNAHEIELRFDPGLMENCADIN; this is encoded by the coding sequence ATGAGTGTTTCGCCTGAGACAATCACCATTTTCACCCCCCGCCCGCTCAACCAATATCACCCCGCACCCCGACCCCTCACCATGTCGCAGCACTATCTCATGTACAACCAGACACTCATCCGCGACCCCGAGGTCTTTGAGTTCAATTATACACCTGACGCCATCCACTATCGTGACATCCAGCTCCGGCAACTCGCCGGAGCCCTCAGCCCTGCCCTGCAGGGGGCAAGCCCCATCAACGCAAACCTTCGCGGGCCGCCGGGGACCGGGAAGACTACCTGTGTCCGGAGAATCTTCAGCGAACTGGAGGAGACCTCCTCCTGTGTAGTGCCCGTCTTCGTCAACTGCGAGAGCGTGGGTACCGCCTTCCGTGTCTTTGCAGCCGTCTTTGAGCGGCTCTTCGGGCAGCAGCCCCCGCTCTCCGGCATTCCCCTCCAGCGGCTCACCGATCCTATCGCAGCGGAACTCATCCGGCGGGAGGCAGTCCTCATCGTCTGCCTGGACGACGCCAACTATCTCAGCCAGACGGGGCAGTTCGACGTGGTGATCCGTTCCCTTGTCCGGATGTATGAGAACTATCCGGGGGTGAAGACCGGCGTCGTCACCACCATCAGCGACCATTCCTTCTGCCCCCTCACCGTCCTCGACCCGGCGGTGATCTCCGTCTGGCAGCCCGATGAGATCCTTTTCTCCCCCTACGGAGAAGATGAGGTTCGGAGCATCCTGCAGGATCGTATCCGGATGGGTCTCTATCAGGGAGTAATCCCGCCCGGCATCCTGGACCACATCACTGCCCTCACGATGGAGGCAGGGGACCTCCGGGTCGGCATCGACCTCCTGAAACATTCCGTTCTCACTGCCGAACGGGATGCCCATATCTCGGTCGTGGAAGACAACGTCAACACCGCCTATGAAACCGCACGCGGTGCCCACCTCACTCTTCTCATAGAGGGGCTGAAACCGGGTCCGGAACGGCTGCTCTCCCATATTATTCAGATGAAACAGGAGGAACAGACGGCATCACTCACCTCCCGCATCCTCTATGAGTCATTCAAAGAGACACGGGACATCTCCTATACCGCTTTTCGTAGCTGGCTTCGGAGGCTCTCTGATCTCCGGCTCATCGATATACGCCAGCGGGCCGCGAAAGGGAATGCACACGAGATTGAACTCCGGTTTGATCCCGGGTTGATGGAAAATTGTGCAGACATAAATTGA
- a CDS encoding HEPN domain-containing protein, producing the protein MSFQWSHYIGIARFLLRNIDDINEEAAYRSAISRAYYAAFCHAKYYAKDNSGFIPENTADDHLILREHFRTSGKSDIVRSLQRLREWRNSSDYNDPSYKANEQIARQAIRQAETVINKLN; encoded by the coding sequence ATGTCTTTTCAATGGTCTCATTATATTGGAATTGCACGTTTTCTTTTAAGAAATATTGATGATATTAACGAAGAGGCCGCTTACCGCAGTGCTATCAGTCGTGCTTATTACGCCGCGTTTTGCCATGCAAAATATTATGCAAAGGATAATTCTGGATTTATACCGGAAAACACTGCAGATGATCATTTAATTCTGAGAGAACATTTCCGAACATCGGGAAAATCCGATATTGTGAGGAGCCTTCAACGACTTCGGGAATGGCGGAATAGTAGTGACTATAATGACCCCTCATACAAAGCAAATGAACAAATTGCCCGGCAGGCAATACGCCAGGCAGAAACAGTGATAAATAAATTAAATTGA
- a CDS encoding TIGR04255 family protein gives MADLQYSPIQEVVCEFRFSKDTEWKGDLASILYDKLKDDFPEKKQKISHKLELKANVKGIESQKAEPVSNDIFLSEDGKILIQIYPRMISVNCLKPYPSWEIFSQKIDQVYSTLQEIVEIKEIDRIGLLYINKIEIEDKKFELRDYFNFYPHVSPQFPQDVANFIVGCEFVHKNGAELSKLDLGRTFPSKKESNAFLLREEYYTAPNYSVRPEDAIEWIENAHMELKKLFNGCITEKMKESFNEIK, from the coding sequence ATGGCAGATCTCCAGTACTCCCCAATACAAGAGGTAGTTTGTGAATTCAGATTCTCAAAAGATACCGAATGGAAGGGAGATCTTGCTTCAATTTTATACGATAAATTAAAGGATGATTTTCCTGAAAAGAAACAAAAAATCAGCCATAAATTAGAATTAAAAGCCAATGTAAAAGGGATAGAAAGTCAAAAAGCCGAACCTGTCTCCAATGATATATTTCTCAGCGAAGACGGTAAAATCCTTATTCAGATATATCCCCGGATGATTTCAGTTAACTGTCTTAAACCGTATCCATCCTGGGAAATCTTCAGCCAGAAAATTGATCAGGTCTATAGTACACTACAGGAAATTGTTGAAATAAAAGAAATTGATCGAATTGGATTGTTATACATTAATAAGATAGAAATTGAGGACAAAAAATTCGAATTAAGAGACTATTTTAATTTCTATCCTCACGTATCCCCCCAATTCCCTCAGGACGTCGCAAATTTCATTGTTGGATGTGAATTTGTCCACAAAAACGGAGCTGAGTTGTCAAAACTGGATTTGGGAAGGACATTCCCCTCAAAAAAAGAGAGCAATGCATTTCTGCTCAGAGAGGAATATTATACAGCACCGAACTACTCTGTCCGGCCGGAAGATGCAATTGAATGGATCGAGAATGCACATATGGAGTTAAAAAAGCTCTTTAATGGATGCATTACTGAAAAAATGAAAGAATCATTCAACGAGATAAAATAA
- a CDS encoding DUF3800 domain-containing protein, translated as MRQNDLKKEIKQMSEFKFSNSNDLIKRRVFKCLNTCNISIAYSYFRKEEIDPHLNGNYQNLYVDLSASLISQISAHSSSVKPINLVIDRSLYGRKKSDFDYNVTSRILDYPGNGIDDANFISIKHVDSKREYCIQAVDFIAGAINRKYLLNETEYYDIIKDKMIMELNFFDEFKN; from the coding sequence ATACGGCAAAATGATCTCAAGAAAGAGATTAAACAAATGTCTGAATTTAAATTCAGCAATTCGAATGACCTCATAAAACGTCGGGTATTTAAATGCCTTAACACCTGCAATATTTCTATTGCCTATTCTTATTTTAGAAAAGAAGAGATAGATCCACATTTAAATGGGAATTATCAGAATCTCTATGTTGATCTTAGCGCTTCTTTGATATCCCAAATTTCAGCGCATTCATCCAGTGTTAAACCCATTAATCTTGTAATAGACAGGTCACTCTATGGTAGGAAAAAATCAGATTTTGACTATAATGTGACATCCAGAATACTGGATTATCCGGGGAATGGAATTGATGATGCCAATTTCATTTCAATTAAACATGTAGACTCAAAACGAGAATACTGTATTCAGGCAGTGGATTTCATTGCGGGTGCTATCAACAGGAAATATCTGTTAAATGAAACTGAATATTACGATATAATTAAAGATAAAATGATAATGGAGCTGAATTTCTTTGACGAATTCAAGAATTAG
- the ribB gene encoding 3,4-dihydroxy-2-butanone-4-phosphate synthase, translated as MIEKALEAFKRGEFVLLFDFDDREGETDFAIRSDAVTPQHIVQMRKDAGGLICTALHSQAAKNFGLPFASEILQPTNLAEKEGDIPYDRSNHSSFSLWVNHRDTFTGITDNDRALTVTRLADQVKKTLNGGGDNFAAEFRTPGHMALLRAADDLLDQRRGQTELSIALAEMAGVTPAVTICEMLDETTGKALTKEDARRYADEHGLVFIEGSEVMDVWNARKSA; from the coding sequence ATGATAGAAAAAGCACTTGAGGCATTCAAAAGAGGAGAATTTGTTCTCCTCTTTGACTTTGATGACCGGGAAGGAGAAACGGACTTTGCAATCAGATCAGATGCAGTGACACCACAGCATATCGTCCAGATGCGCAAGGATGCAGGTGGCCTCATCTGCACTGCTCTGCATTCACAGGCGGCAAAGAACTTTGGTCTGCCGTTTGCAAGCGAGATCCTCCAGCCGACAAATCTGGCAGAAAAAGAAGGGGATATTCCATACGACCGGAGCAACCACTCCTCCTTCTCTCTCTGGGTCAATCACCGTGACACCTTCACCGGCATCACCGACAACGACCGTGCACTCACGGTAACCCGCCTTGCAGACCAGGTGAAGAAGACGCTGAACGGCGGCGGAGACAACTTTGCAGCGGAATTCCGGACACCGGGACACATGGCACTCCTGCGGGCCGCAGACGATCTCCTCGATCAGCGCAGAGGACAGACCGAACTCTCGATTGCCCTTGCAGAGATGGCCGGAGTCACTCCGGCTGTCACCATCTGCGAGATGCTCGACGAGACAACCGGGAAGGCTCTGACGAAAGAGGATGCACGCAGGTATGCAGACGAGCATGGCCTTGTCTTCATTGAGGGCAGTGAAGTCATGGACGTCTGGAACGCCCGAAAGTCTGCGTGA
- a CDS encoding DUF120 domain-containing protein, producing the protein MIAPDDLICLKAIALLGGLSSAVSVSSQSLAQELGISPQTASRRLISLENAHLISRTMRGDGQYVTITGAGEESLRAEYAAYRRIFETHDRQYVLEGELISGLGEGRYYVSIEGYVSQFSDKLGITPYPGTFNVKLSPASIETRRKLDAMEWIEIVGFTDHDRTFGGAKALKCSINGHACAILIPGRSHYPEDIIELISEVRLRDVLGIEDGAAVTIEVTR; encoded by the coding sequence ATGATCGCACCCGATGACCTGATCTGCCTGAAAGCGATCGCCCTTTTAGGGGGGCTTTCCAGTGCTGTGTCCGTCTCGTCCCAGAGTCTCGCACAGGAACTTGGGATTAGTCCCCAGACCGCCTCCCGGAGACTGATCTCCCTCGAGAATGCCCACCTGATCTCCCGGACGATGCGGGGTGACGGACAGTATGTGACCATAACCGGAGCAGGGGAGGAGAGCCTAAGAGCTGAATATGCAGCATACCGCCGCATATTCGAGACACATGACAGGCAATACGTACTGGAGGGGGAACTCATCAGTGGTCTCGGAGAAGGCCGGTATTATGTAAGCATTGAAGGATATGTCAGCCAGTTTTCAGACAAGCTGGGAATCACCCCGTATCCCGGGACATTCAATGTAAAACTTAGTCCGGCAAGCATCGAAACGCGCCGCAAACTCGATGCAATGGAATGGATAGAAATTGTTGGTTTTACCGACCATGATCGCACATTTGGCGGAGCAAAAGCCCTGAAATGTTCCATCAACGGGCATGCATGTGCAATACTCATCCCGGGGAGAAGCCACTACCCGGAGGATATTATTGAACTGATATCAGAAGTACGGCTGCGTGATGTTCTTGGAATTGAAGACGGGGCGGCAGTGACTATTGAGGTGACACGATAA
- a CDS encoding transcriptional regulator has translation MKSALRTRLAEKMAGEITLSASPGEALKKWRLAFNIAPGVLADEMHVSPSVISDYEGGRRKSPGTAVVGKIVDSILSIDEANGGRNINKFAKILYNDFDPDVIYDMHDYNMPIPLTQFCNAIACSHLGGSMDQQIYGYTVVNSENAILKLSANEFNRIYGWSTERALIFTNVSTGKSPMIAIRVTPFKPRCVILQGISPEEVHPLVPRLAESDRITLLCTEMDVNEIVDILREELW, from the coding sequence ATGAAATCCGCATTGCGGACCCGTCTTGCTGAAAAAATGGCCGGAGAAATCACACTCTCTGCATCTCCCGGTGAAGCCCTGAAGAAGTGGCGTCTGGCATTTAACATTGCCCCGGGTGTTCTTGCAGATGAGATGCATGTCTCCCCATCTGTTATCTCCGATTATGAAGGTGGCAGACGCAAGAGTCCGGGTACCGCGGTTGTCGGAAAGATTGTTGACAGCATCCTGAGTATTGATGAAGCGAATGGTGGCAGAAACATCAATAAATTCGCTAAAATACTCTACAATGATTTTGACCCTGATGTCATTTATGACATGCATGATTACAACATGCCCATCCCGCTCACCCAGTTCTGCAATGCAATTGCCTGTAGTCATCTGGGGGGATCGATGGATCAGCAGATCTATGGATATACTGTTGTCAACTCCGAAAATGCTATTCTGAAGCTTTCAGCCAATGAATTCAACCGGATTTATGGATGGAGCACAGAACGGGCGCTCATCTTCACCAATGTATCAACTGGTAAATCGCCGATGATCGCAATCAGAGTAACTCCATTCAAACCACGCTGTGTAATTCTCCAGGGAATCTCTCCGGAGGAAGTGCATCCGCTCGTTCCCCGCCTTGCAGAGAGCGACCGGATTACCCTGCTGTGCACTGAAATGGATGTCAACGAGATTGTCGATATTCTGAGGGAAGAATTATGGTAG
- a CDS encoding hydroxymethylglutaryl-CoA synthase, whose protein sequence is MVGIITYGAYIPRYRIKTEDIARVWGANGPEIAAGLGVKEKSVPDLDEDTISMSVEAARYALARRDVPRDAIGAIYVGSESHPYAVKPSAATVGEAIGATPVMTAADYEFACKAGTAAIQTCMGLVKSGMIKYGCAIGADTAQGAPGDALEYTASAGGAAIFIGEDNPIAEINHTCSFTTDTPDFWRREGQEYPRHGGRFSGDPAYFKHIQGAAHLMLEQMGTEPSDYDYAIFHQPNAKFPTRVSKMLGFTGEQIKPGLAVPRLGNTYSGAVPVGISATLDVAKPGDRIFVTSYGSGAGSDAFDITVTDAIESDVFDRSAAPTVEELLANGKYLDYALYAKHKGKIVMQ, encoded by the coding sequence ATGGTAGGAATTATTACGTACGGTGCGTACATCCCGCGGTACCGTATCAAAACCGAGGACATTGCACGGGTCTGGGGCGCAAACGGCCCTGAGATTGCTGCAGGTCTCGGTGTCAAAGAAAAGTCCGTCCCTGACCTGGACGAAGACACAATCAGCATGTCCGTTGAAGCGGCACGCTATGCACTTGCCCGCAGAGATGTCCCGCGTGATGCAATCGGGGCCATCTACGTTGGTTCCGAGTCTCATCCATATGCGGTGAAACCCAGTGCGGCAACCGTGGGTGAGGCCATCGGTGCCACACCGGTGATGACCGCAGCAGACTATGAGTTTGCGTGTAAGGCAGGCACGGCAGCTATCCAGACCTGTATGGGACTTGTCAAGTCCGGCATGATCAAATACGGATGTGCCATTGGTGCAGACACCGCACAGGGTGCACCCGGAGATGCACTGGAGTACACTGCTTCAGCAGGCGGTGCTGCCATCTTCATCGGTGAGGACAACCCCATTGCAGAGATCAACCACACCTGTTCCTTCACCACGGACACTCCGGATTTCTGGAGACGTGAAGGACAGGAATACCCCCGGCATGGCGGTCGTTTCTCTGGTGATCCGGCATACTTCAAGCATATCCAGGGTGCAGCACACCTGATGCTCGAGCAGATGGGAACAGAACCGTCTGATTATGACTATGCCATCTTCCACCAGCCAAATGCGAAGTTCCCGACACGGGTTTCCAAGATGCTTGGATTCACCGGGGAGCAGATAAAGCCCGGGCTTGCGGTCCCCCGCCTCGGAAACACCTATTCCGGTGCTGTTCCGGTCGGCATCTCCGCAACCCTCGATGTGGCAAAACCCGGTGACCGTATCTTCGTCACCTCATACGGGTCCGGCGCCGGCAGTGATGCCTTTGACATCACCGTAACCGATGCCATCGAGTCAGATGTATTTGACCGGTCTGCCGCACCAACCGTTGAGGAACTTCTTGCAAACGGGAAGTATCTTGACTATGCACTGTATGCCAAACACAAAGGAAAGATCGTGATGCAGTAA
- a CDS encoding thiolase domain-containing protein, giving the protein MREVAVVGIGLTEFGEKWDTSFRNLFVEAGANALEDAGMSGDQIDEIFVGNMSGGRFVLQEHIGALIADHAGLTKNHIPATRVEAACASGGLAFRQAYTTVASGMQDIVIAGGVEKMTDVGGSETTDALAGAADREWEGLVGATFPGLYAMIANDYINKYGLTREQLAMVSVKNHRNGAKNPIAQFRKEISVEAVMKSTLVADPLRLLDCSPVTDGAAAVILCPMEMAREFTDTPVKVLASAQATDTISLHDRRDISTLDATVAAGRRAFQQAALTPKDIGMVEVHDCFTIAELCAIEDLGFCAKGEAGKLTEDGQTALDGSIPVNPSGGLKSCGHPVGATGIKQVAEIVEQLRGEATGRQVDAEIGMTHNVGGTGATVVCNILGV; this is encoded by the coding sequence ATGAGAGAAGTAGCAGTTGTTGGAATCGGCCTCACCGAATTCGGCGAAAAGTGGGACACATCGTTCCGGAATCTCTTCGTTGAAGCAGGTGCAAATGCCCTGGAAGACGCAGGAATGAGCGGCGACCAGATTGATGAAATATTTGTCGGAAATATGAGCGGCGGACGGTTTGTCCTGCAGGAACACATCGGTGCACTCATTGCAGACCATGCCGGCCTCACGAAAAATCACATCCCTGCGACCCGTGTTGAGGCTGCATGTGCATCCGGCGGGCTTGCCTTCCGGCAGGCATACACAACGGTCGCATCAGGCATGCAGGACATTGTCATCGCAGGCGGTGTAGAGAAGATGACCGATGTCGGCGGTAGCGAGACCACCGACGCCCTTGCAGGCGCAGCGGACCGTGAATGGGAGGGCCTTGTCGGTGCCACCTTCCCCGGTCTCTATGCGATGATTGCAAATGACTATATCAACAAATATGGTCTCACGCGGGAACAGCTCGCGATGGTCTCGGTCAAGAACCACCGCAACGGTGCTAAGAATCCAATAGCACAGTTCAGAAAGGAGATCTCCGTTGAGGCCGTTATGAAGTCCACGCTTGTTGCAGATCCCCTGCGGCTTCTGGACTGTTCCCCGGTGACAGACGGTGCTGCCGCAGTTATTCTCTGTCCGATGGAGATGGCACGGGAGTTCACCGATACGCCGGTGAAGGTGCTTGCATCGGCACAGGCAACAGACACCATCTCTCTGCATGACCGCCGTGACATATCAACCCTGGATGCAACCGTCGCCGCAGGCAGACGGGCGTTCCAGCAGGCAGCTCTCACGCCGAAGGACATCGGTATGGTCGAGGTGCATGACTGTTTCACCATCGCAGAGCTCTGTGCGATTGAGGACCTTGGGTTCTGTGCAAAGGGAGAAGCAGGAAAACTGACCGAGGACGGCCAGACTGCACTGGACGGTTCCATCCCGGTGAACCCCTCCGGCGGCCTGAAGTCATGCGGCCATCCGGTCGGTGCCACCGGTATCAAGCAGGTCGCTGAGATCGTTGAGCAGCTCCGCGGAGAGGCAACCGGACGGCAGGTCGATGCAGAGATTGGCATGACGCACAACGTCGGCGGAACGGGTGCGACGGTTGTCTGTAATATTCTGGGGGTCTGA